The genomic stretch CGAGGTCGCCAGCTGGCAGCAGCGGCCGCTGGATCCGGTCTATCCGCTTGTCTTTTTCGACGCGATCCGGGTGAAGATCCGCGATGAAGGCATGGTGCGCAACAAGGCGATCCACATCGCGCTGGGCGTCCGCGCCGATGGCGCGAAGGAAGTGCTCGGCCTGTGGCTGGAGCAGAATGAAGGTGCCAAATTCTGGCTGCGGGTGATGAACGAGCTCAGGAACCGCGGCACCGAAGATATCCTGCTGGCCGTGGTCGATGGGCTGAAAGGCTTTCCCGAGGCGATCACCGCCGTATTCCCCGACGCGGTCGTGCAGACGTGCATCGTCCATCTGCTGCGAAACTCGATGGATTTCGTCTCCTGGAAGGACCGCAAGGGCCTGGCGACGGCGCTCAAGGAAATCTACCGCGCCCCCAGCGCCGAGGCCGCCGAACAGGCGCTGACGGCGTTCGAGGCAGGGCCTTGGGGCACCCGCTATCCCGCCATCGGCCAAAGCTGGCGGCGCGCATGGGCCGAGGTGATCCCATTCTTCGCCTTCCCCGACGAGGTCCGCCGGATCGTCTATACGACCAATGCGATCGAGGCCTTGAACTCGAAGCTGAGACGGGCCGTCCGCGCCAGGGGGCACTTCCCCAGCGACGAGGCCGCCACCAAGCTGCTCTACCTGATCTTGAACCGGTCGGAAAAAGAGTGGAAAATGCCACCACGGGAATGGTCCATGGCCAAGGCACAGTTCGCCGTTATCTTCGGTGAGCGGTTCATCAGAGCCATGGCGGCATAATGTTCAATCCGCCCACCCGCACACGAAATTCCTGACACTGCCCATAGTCTGGCTCGTATTCCATCTCGCGCTCGACCTCGTCGGTGTGGATATAGTCTATGCCCGCTGAATCGAGTTCATCGCCGCCTAGAAGGACGAGTTTGCAGGTCGGGCACCTAAATTCGTCGCCGACGAACTCACGCTCCACGATCTCCCACATCGCGTATTCGTCGTTCTCCTGTTTGATGTCCTCGCCCGTCTGGTCGCCGGCCAAGAAGGCGCGACAACCGCATCCAGGGCAGGTCTCGATCCATATCTCGTCGAAGGCAACTGCGAAGCTGGCGACCTGATCGATAGGCATCATACTGTCCGCCTCTTGTGCGAGCGTTTCCCGCTCCGCCTTTTTCAACCCGGCGAACCAAGCTTTTGCCGTTTCCACCCTGAGCTTCACGGCGGCATCACTCGCTGCGGCCGCCTCTGCAACGATCTGCCTCGGTGCTTCCGCATCAGCGCCCAGCCAATCCTCAAGCGACGACTCGATGGCACGGAGTATCGCATCGCAGGCATGCCAGTATCTTGCCTCCCACGCCTCAAGGCGCATGGCGCGAAACGGAATGTCGGCAGAGTGCAGCTCAGCATTTCGCCGTTCCGAGATATCCATGCAAAACTTGTGCATCAACGGATCGAACCTCGGTACGAGATGTGCCAACCGTTCAAACAAGGTCTTGGCAGTGATCGTCTTCACGTCGGTGGTCACGTTAACGCCTGCCGCCACGAACAGTGACTTCCAGTTCGTCGGGTCCACTACTAGGCTGGGATGTCGGTAAGCCAGCGCTGCCTTGCCAAGCAGTTCCAGCGCCAGCGACGCCCACAACTGGTATTCGTCGAGATCCTCAGCCGCCTTTCGTGCCATTGCGCGACCGATGTAGACCTTGGACTTGGCATGAAGCGCCTCTCCGCTGATCGCGATGAAAACGTCGTCAGGCATCCACCAGTCTCCTCGTAAGCCTTCGTCCGCTGTGTTCGGCGACAACTTCACGCCCGTGCAGCATCCGCCAGTTGTCGATTACCAAAACCTCACCTCGCTGCAGGCAGTGCGCAGTGGGTGTCACCGACGAGAGACGAGCTCGGATCGCCTCAAGGGCAGCGTGGCCCCTCGCATCGACCGCTTCTACGCATTCGCGATCGTAGCGAAGGAAGCGTCCATCACGGGGGAGGGCCGTTGAGTAGAATGACCTTCGCCCGTTCCTGATTAGCAGCGGTGCGCCCTTCAGCAGAGCGATCTCATCAGCCGTAAATCCAAGTGTCCGCCATTCCAAAGTCGTCGTAGCGCTGCCGGGGTGCCCGGGATCCGCACAGCCCAGAACAACGTATCTGCAAGGCACCGACCTGTGACTCAGCTCGACGTGGAGCGGAAGCGCGTCAAGACCATGCGTGGCGCTTTGAGAGCGGGGATGCGCTTCTGTCCGAACGCGGGGAACAATCGCCTCTTGAGTTGCGCCAGCTCGCCCGGAGGTGGGGCGGCCTAGAAGCTCGGCTGCTCGGTCGGCGGCGACAGCGATCTCCGCCTCACACTCCAAGCTTGTAGCAAACCGGCACCAGCCATAGCGCTCCAAATCCGTTAGGAGTGAGTCCACACGATCTCCATAGGCGGGCGGTGCGTTCAGTGTCTCTTCGCATATCCGCAGCTGCATATCGACACCCAGTCTCGATTCTGTCCGGCGTGATCGAATGTCCGCTTTCGGCGTCTTCGTTGCTGCAGCTAGACGACTGTAATTAGGGCGCACAGCCGACTGGGTGGTTTCCGCGACCCGAATGGCGGGTTTCAGCAAGAAAGACGTTCGGGATTACGCCCGGCCGGTTCCCTGCCTAACCTCGCCCGGCAGAGTGTGTCGGCGGCGCCGTTGTAGTGGTTGATTCTCTGAGCACATAGGATAGCCATAGATGCCCAACCTGCTCGCATTTGTGCTTCGAACCCGATTTACGAAAAGGGAGTGGGGCCTGATGGGTGGGGCCCAATTTTTGCTGCAGTGCGGTAAGTAATTGATACAGAGAACATATTTCTGCACGTTGGTTTCCCTTCACCCGCTCCATTTTCCGATCTCACGAAATCCCACAGAGCTTTGTAAACCGCGGAAATCTGCGGTATTTTTCGGGTCATCCGGCTCGTGATCGCTCGTCCCGTCCCATGAAAGCGCAAGCGCAGGTGGGGCCTTTTTTCGAGAATTTCGGGCCTAAATTTGGCATGAGGCCCACCGGGTTGGGCCTCGCGACGAAAGGCCCGCACCATGGCTTTGACCGACATCGCAATTCGCCGGGCGAGGACCCGCGACAAGGCCTACAAGCTGTATGACGAGCTGGGCCTCTTCCTCATCGTGGCGCCATCCGGCTCCCGCCTTTGGCGCATGAGATTCAAGCGTCACGGCATCGAGAAGAAGCTCAGTTTCGGCTCCTACCCAGACGTAAGTCTGCGTGATGCGCGCAAGCTGCGCGACGACGCGCGCGATCTCCTCGCAGAGGGGAAAGACCCGGTTCTGGAGCGGCAGCGCGAGAAACTCAGAAGCGAGGCGCTGGCGGAAAACACCTTCACTCGCATCGCCAACGAATATTGCTCGGCGCGACGGCGACCGGGCCAGGGCATGACCAAATGGGCGCTGCAGCTGGCACCGCATGTGTTCGTGCGCCCTGGAGAACTGCGCCATGCGCGATGGGATGAGATCGACTTCGACGCAGCCGTGTGGACCATCCCCGCCGAGAAGATGAAGATGCGCAAGCCGCACCACGCCCCGCTCTCGACCCGGTCGATCGCCATCTGCTGGAGATCCGGTCGGTCACCGGGTCCAACGGCTATGGCTTGCACCCTGCAACGCCGCACTCCGCAGATTGGGCTATTCCACCAATGAAATGACCGCGCAACGCTTCAAGCCGCAGCGCCAGCACGCCAGAACCGGATTTCGAGGCACAGGTCCGCTTGACCTTCGCCAATCTGAAAGCGCCGCTGAAAGCGGGAGGGTGCGGCTTCGACGACATCGTCGATGTCACGACCTTTAATTCCGATCCCGAAAACCAGTTCGCTACGGTGGTGACCGTGAAAGGCGGAGACGTTTCCAGCAGGAGACTGCGCCAGTCCCGCTCGAAAGCGGACGCAGCCCCTCTAAAATCGGACCGTCCGCATCCGAGCAGCCATATCGTCAGCGCAAAAGCCGCGCAAAACTGTGGGACGAAAGTGGCAACGACTTTGGGCAGATCGCCTGGAACGGCGCAGTTTTGCCGTTTTTCGTCTGACGATGGTGACCCGGAGAGGATTCGAACCTCCGACCTCTCGATTAGGAATCGCTTGCTCTATCCTGCTGAGCTACCGGGCCACGCCGCCGCTGGTAGTCAGCCGCGCGCCGCAAATCAATTGCGCGTCTCGGGCGGGACGACGGGGACGAGCAACGGCGCGATCGGTACGCCTTCCTCGATCAGTTCCTGCGCCTGTTCGCGCGTCGCCTGGCCGTGGATCGGCGCGGGGGCCTCTTCGCCCAGATGCATCGAGCGCGCCTTGTCCGCAAAGCCGGTGCCGACCCATTGCGAGGTTTCGAGCATCTTCGCCTGGATCGCCGCCACTGCCGCCAGCGCGGCCTTGACCGCCTCGGGGCCCGGCGCCTCGCCGGTCGGGGCGGCTGATGCGGGCAGGCTGGGCGCGCGGTTTCCCTTGGCGGCGATGTTGGGGGCCATCACGGCCTTCATCACTCCGCCGTCGCCGCACAGCGGGCACGTCACCAGCCCCGCCGCGCGCTGCTCCTCATAGGCGATACTCGATCCGAACCACGCCTCGAACACATGGCCGGTGCCGCATTTGAGGTCGAAGACGATCACAGCGCGGTTACCGGCGGGATCGCGCGGCGGTGGCGGAGGACGGGGACGCGCCCGCGTGCCGCCGCGACCCGGGCCTGATCGATCTCGGCGAACGCCAGCCCCGCCGGCTCGCCCATGTCGAGCAGCACTTCGCCCCACGGATCGACGACGAGCGAATGGCCATAGGTCGCGCGGCCATCGGCGTGGAGGCCGGTCTGCGCGGCGGAGATCACGAACGCCGCCGCCTCGATCGCCCGCGCGCGCTGGAGGATGTGCCAATGCGCCGCGCCGGTGGGCCGGGTGAACGCGGCGGGGATCGCCAGGATCGTCGCGCCCGCATCGCTCAGGCTGCGGAACAGGTCGGGGAAGCGCAGGTCGTAGCAGATCGCCAGCCCCAGCACCCCCAGCGGGGTCTCCACCGTCACCGCCTGTTCGCCCGGCGCATAGCTGTTCGATTCGCGCCAGCTCTCTCCGGTCGGCAAATCGACGTCGAACAAATGCATCTTGTCGTATCGCGCCCGGATCTCGCCGGTGCCGTCGATCACATAGGCGCGATTGGCGAGCTTGCCGCCATCGTCGCGCCGCACCGCCAGGCTGCCCAGATGCACCCATATCCCGTGCTTCGCCGCCGCATCGCGCACCGCGGCCAGCACGCGGTCCTCGCCCTCGCTGGTCAGCGATGCCGCGGCGCGGGCGCGGTCGCTGTCGACCAGCCCCGACATTTCCGGTGTGAACAGCATCGCCGCGCCCCCCGATGCCGCATCGGCGACGCCCTGCACCAGCGTCGCGGCGTTGGCGGCGGGATCGATCCCGCTGGTCATCTGGAGGAGCGCGGCGCGGCTCATGCCGCCAACAGGGGGTCCAGCCCGCCCGCGCGGTCCAGCGCGGCCAGGTCGTCCGATCCGCCGATATGCTTGCCGTCGATAAAGACCTGCGGGACGGTCGATCGCCCATCGGCGCGGTCGATCATCTCGGCGCGCTTGGGGCCGCCCATCGTGATGTCGACCTCCTCATATTCCGCCTGTTTGGAATCGAGCAGCGCCTTCGCCCGCGAGCAATAAGGACAGAATGCCTTGGTGTAGATTTCGATTTTCGCCATGATGGTTCCCGAACTGTGGTGCGCAGCCCCGCTTGTCAATCCAGGGCTGTCTCGTCCAGAACGCGCGCCCAGCACAATAGGATCACGCGCGCCGCCCCGCCCCGTTTCAGCACGCGGGCACAGGCGCTTGCGGTGGCGCCGCTGGTGTGGACATCGTCGACCAGTATGATCGTCTTGCCCGCGATCCGCGCCTCGGTCCCCGGCGCCAGCGCGAACGCCCCCGCCACGGCGCTTCGGCGCCCGTCCCAGCCCAGCCCGCGCAGCACCGGCGTCGCCTTCACCCGGCGTACGGCGTCCAGATCGACTGCCACCCCGCACCGCCGCGACAGGCCCTGCGCGATCAGCGCCGCCTGGTTGAACCCGCGCGACCATATCCGCCATCGGTGCAGCGGCACGGGGACGAGCAACCCCGCATCCTCGGGCATCAGCCGCGCCATCGCCCGCGCCATCGTCTCCGCGCACGCCAGCCGCCCGCCATATTTGAGCTTGAGCGCCACCCCGCGCGCGACATCGCCGTAAGCCACCGCCGCGCGGGCCCCGTCATAGGCGGGCCGCCGCGCCTCGCATTTTTCGCACAGCGCTCCCGGCCCGCGATCGAACACGAACGGGCGCTGGCACCCCGCGCACCAGGGCGGGCCCAGAAATTCGAGCCGCCCCCAGCACGCCGCGCAGAAGCGATGATCGGCCTCGGTCACCGCGCCGCATCCGGGGCAGCGCGGGGGCAGCGCCAGCGCGGCGATGCGGGCAAGGGGAGCGAGAAGCGCCACGCTCCCTTGTCGCGGGGCACGCGCCGCTGCACAAGCGCGCCGTGTCCGACTCCGAAATCTTCGACCGCGCCCGCCGCCGCAAGCGCCGCGACCGCGCCCTGCCCCGCTATGGCGACCACAGCTTCCTGCGCGATCACATGGTGGAGGGGCTGCTGGAGCGGCTCGAAGGCGTCAAGCGCAGCTTCGCCGATGTGCTCGACCTGGGCAGCTTCGATGCGACGATCGACATCCCCGGCGCCCGGATCGCGCGGATCGATGCGGGCTTCGGCTTTGCGAAGTCGGGCGGCGGGGTACAGGCGGACGAGGACCGGCTGCCCTTCGCCGATGCCTCTTTCGATCTGGTAGTGTCGGCGGGGGTGCTCGATTCGGTCAACGACGTGCCGGGCGCGCTGGCGCTCGCACGGCGGGTGCTGCGGCCCGACGGGCTGTTCCTCGCCGCTTTTCTGGGTGCGGGCACGCTGTCGACATTGCGCGCGTCGTTCCTCGCGGCCGAAGGCGATCGCCCCGCGGCGCGCTTCCACCCCCAGATCGACGTGCGCTCGGCGGGCGACCTGCTCAGCCGCGCGGGCTTCGCGCTTCCGGTCGCCGACATCGAGACGCTGACGGTGCGCTACGGCTCGATCGGCGGGCTGCTCGACGATGTGCGTGGCATGGGCGCGGGCAATTTGCTCCCCGGCGCCGCGCCGCTGAGCCGCGAGACGCTGATGCGCGCCGCCGCCGCCTTTGCCGACCGCGCCGACCCCGATGGCCGCACGGCGGAACGCTTCGAG from Sphingomonas hengshuiensis encodes the following:
- a CDS encoding IS256 family transposase, producing MARRKEPTIPDEVLDQLLAGGDAAAALQHGGLLDALKKALAERALNAEMDHHLAGEDGAGNTRNGYGRKTVITDTGSLSIAVPRDRQSSFDPQLIAKYQRRFPGFDEKIVSMYARGMSTREIAGHLQELYGIDASPDLISTVTDAVLDEVASWQQRPLDPVYPLVFFDAIRVKIRDEGMVRNKAIHIALGVRADGAKEVLGLWLEQNEGAKFWLRVMNELRNRGTEDILLAVVDGLKGFPEAITAVFPDAVVQTCIVHLLRNSMDFVSWKDRKGLATALKEIYRAPSAEAAEQALTAFEAGPWGTRYPAIGQSWRRAWAEVIPFFAFPDEVRRIVYTTNAIEALNSKLRRAVRARGHFPSDEAATKLLYLILNRSEKEWKMPPREWSMAKAQFAVIFGERFIRAMAA
- a CDS encoding TauD/TfdA family dioxygenase, translated to MQLRICEETLNAPPAYGDRVDSLLTDLERYGWCRFATSLECEAEIAVAADRAAELLGRPTSGRAGATQEAIVPRVRTEAHPRSQSATHGLDALPLHVELSHRSVPCRYVVLGCADPGHPGSATTTLEWRTLGFTADEIALLKGAPLLIRNGRRSFYSTALPRDGRFLRYDRECVEAVDARGHAALEAIRARLSSVTPTAHCLQRGEVLVIDNWRMLHGREVVAEHSGRRLTRRLVDA
- a CDS encoding tyrosine-type recombinase/integrase; the protein is MALTDIAIRRARTRDKAYKLYDELGLFLIVAPSGSRLWRMRFKRHGIEKKLSFGSYPDVSLRDARKLRDDARDLLAEGKDPVLERQREKLRSEALAENTFTRIANEYCSARRRPGQGMTKWALQLAPHVFVRPGELRHARWDEIDFDAAVWTIPAEKMKMRKPHHAPLSTRSIAICWRSGRSPGPTAMACTLQRRTPQIGLFHQ
- a CDS encoding DUF1178 family protein — encoded protein: MIVFDLKCGTGHVFEAWFGSSIAYEEQRAAGLVTCPLCGDGGVMKAVMAPNIAAKGNRAPSLPASAAPTGEAPGPEAVKAALAAVAAIQAKMLETSQWVGTGFADKARSMHLGEEAPAPIHGQATREQAQELIEEGVPIAPLLVPVVPPETRN
- a CDS encoding carbon-nitrogen hydrolase family protein, producing MSRAALLQMTSGIDPAANAATLVQGVADAASGGAAMLFTPEMSGLVDSDRARAAASLTSEGEDRVLAAVRDAAAKHGIWVHLGSLAVRRDDGGKLANRAYVIDGTGEIRARYDKMHLFDVDLPTGESWRESNSYAPGEQAVTVETPLGVLGLAICYDLRFPDLFRSLSDAGATILAIPAAFTRPTGAAHWHILQRARAIEAAAFVISAAQTGLHADGRATYGHSLVVDPWGEVLLDMGEPAGLAFAEIDQARVAAARGRVPVLRHRRAIPPVTAL
- the grxC gene encoding glutaredoxin 3; its protein translation is MAKIEIYTKAFCPYCSRAKALLDSKQAEYEEVDITMGGPKRAEMIDRADGRSTVPQVFIDGKHIGGSDDLAALDRAGGLDPLLAA
- a CDS encoding ComF family protein, whose translation is MALLAPLARIAALALPPRCPGCGAVTEADHRFCAACWGRLEFLGPPWCAGCQRPFVFDRGPGALCEKCEARRPAYDGARAAVAYGDVARGVALKLKYGGRLACAETMARAMARLMPEDAGLLVPVPLHRWRIWSRGFNQAALIAQGLSRRCGVAVDLDAVRRVKATPVLRGLGWDGRRSAVAGAFALAPGTEARIAGKTIILVDDVHTSGATASACARVLKRGGAARVILLCWARVLDETALD
- a CDS encoding class I SAM-dependent methyltransferase; the protein is MSDSEIFDRARRRKRRDRALPRYGDHSFLRDHMVEGLLERLEGVKRSFADVLDLGSFDATIDIPGARIARIDAGFGFAKSGGGVQADEDRLPFADASFDLVVSAGVLDSVNDVPGALALARRVLRPDGLFLAAFLGAGTLSTLRASFLAAEGDRPAARFHPQIDVRSAGDLLSRAGFALPVADIETLTVRYGSIGGLLDDVRGMGAGNLLPGAAPLSRETLMRAAAAFADRADPDGRTAERFEIVTLTGWAPDPSQPKPARRGSGTTSLAAALKATRPD